A single region of the Lysinibacillus sp. B2A1 genome encodes:
- a CDS encoding disulfide bond formation protein DsbA has translation MKIEIWSDYVCPFCYIGKKQLEQAIEDTGFAGQVEFVYKSYQLDPTTPVDTNVSTFEALAKKYGMSLEKAKEMTQGVAARAKEVGLNYNFDKLMEENTLKAHRLVKWAEQQGDATALVEALLHGYFIEAKRIGQDNVLVDIAEQVGLNRDEVAKVLATEEYKSEVESDIQEGLELGVRGVPFFVLNRKYGISGAQSQEVFEDTLRKVAQEEGLKPALKMAGTDDTSVCTDESCKF, from the coding sequence ATGAAAATTGAAATATGGTCAGATTATGTATGTCCATTTTGTTATATTGGGAAAAAGCAGTTGGAGCAGGCAATAGAGGATACAGGTTTTGCAGGGCAGGTAGAGTTTGTATATAAAAGTTATCAACTTGATCCAACAACACCTGTTGATACAAATGTATCCACGTTTGAAGCTTTAGCGAAAAAGTATGGGATGTCTTTAGAGAAAGCAAAAGAAATGACGCAAGGCGTGGCTGCTAGGGCCAAAGAGGTTGGTCTAAACTATAATTTCGATAAGTTAATGGAAGAAAATACATTAAAGGCACATCGTCTAGTGAAATGGGCGGAGCAGCAAGGGGATGCTACAGCACTTGTAGAAGCGCTATTACATGGTTATTTTATTGAAGCAAAACGGATCGGACAGGATAATGTATTAGTTGATATAGCTGAGCAAGTAGGTCTGAATCGTGATGAAGTTGCGAAGGTTCTTGCGACTGAAGAGTATAAAAGTGAGGTTGAATCAGATATTCAAGAAGGGCTAGAGCTTGGTGTACGTGGTGTACCGTTCTTCGTTCTCAATCGTAAGTATGGTATCTCTGGTGCCCAATCACAGGAAGTGTTTGAAGATACTTTGCGTAAAGTAGCGCAAGAAGAGGGCTTAAAACCAGCATTAAAAATGGCTGGCACTGACGATACTAGTGTATGTACAGATGAAAGCTGTAAATTTTAA